Proteins encoded by one window of Conger conger chromosome 1, fConCon1.1, whole genome shotgun sequence:
- the insm1b gene encoding insulinoma-associated protein 1b, with amino-acid sequence MPKGFLVKRNRKATHVSYRIRSDEESDEKKDQALLRKSEQPSPASAASSPDHEGASPKPVADTPVAAPDAKPIQFGNPEAVYQGLYSPTRPVSKEHERRYFDRSFNLGSPISAESFPTPAALTTLDQLLFAPVDLKIGTSNSNRSGTTSSITATAIRNAIKRPSSDNERKGKPAAKKPKAIRKLNFEDEVTTSPVLGLKIKEGPVDLKPRPLSSGGNKPLGEFICQLCKEEYVDPFSLAQHKCSRIVRVEYRCPECDKVFSCPANLASHRRWHKPRPQNATISAAQNTKTDIAKMPSSIKAMSEDEKETRSELASDRDTPSPGLSESGSEDGLYDCHQCGKKFKRQAYLRKHLLGHQSLQNKIHEDQEFQNAVKEETLSPISVSDESQSLGPLNLSPVECLLCPVCGENFPNRASQERHLRLLHTSQVFPCKYCPTTFYSSPGLTRHINKCHPSENRQVILLQMPVRPAC; translated from the coding sequence ATGCCCAAAGGTTTCTTGGTGAAAAGGAACAGAAAGGCAACCCACGTCTCCTACAGGATTCGCAGCGATGAGGAAAGCGACGAAAAAAAAGATCAGGCTTTGCTGAGAAAAAGCGAGCAGCCCTCACCAGCTTCCGCCGCATCCAGCCCCGACCACGAAGGAGCATCACCAAAGCCGGTGGCGGACACGCCAGTCGCGGCTCCGGATGCTAAACCTATCCAGTTCGGCAACCCGGAGGCTGTGTACCAAGGACTCTACAGCCCCACCCGGCCTGTCAGTAAAGAGCACGAGAGAAGATATTTCGACAGAAGTTTCAATCTGGGCTCGCCTATTTCCGCTGAATCATTCCCGACACCCGCCGCTCTCACCACTTTAGATCAGCTTCTGTTTGCTCCCGTGGACTTAAAAATTGGCACCAGCAACAGCAACCGCAGCGGTACCACCAGCAGCATCACTGCCACTGCCATCAGGAACGCCATCAAAAGGCCATCATCCGATAATGAGCGGAAGGGGAAACCTGCCGCGAAGAAACCAAAAGCAATCAGAAAGCTCAATTTCGAAGATGAAGTTACAACTTCGCCCGTGCTTGGTCTGAAAATAAAAGAAGGTCCGGTCGATCTAAAGCCGAGACCACTGTCATCCGGAGGAAACAAGCCTTTAGGCGAGTTCATCTGTCAGCTGTGCAAGGAAGAATATGTCGACCCGTTTTCTTTAGCTCAGCACAAGTGCTCCAGGATAGTTAGGGTTGAATATAGGTGTCCTGAATGTGACAAAGTCTTCAGCTGCCCGGCAAATCTTGCGTCACACAGGCGTTGGCACAAACCTAGACCGCAAAACGCAACAATATCGGCTGCACAGAATACCAAAACTGATATCGCCAAGATGCCTTCAAGTATCAAGGCTATGTCCGAAGACGAAAAGGAAACAAGGAGTGAGCTTGCTAGTGACAGGGACACCCCCAGCCCCGGTCTGTCGGAGTCCGGATCCGAAGATGGTCTCTACGATTGTCACCAATGCGGGAAAAAGTTTAAGCGCCAGGCCTACCTTAGAAAGCATCTTTTGGGACACCAATCTCTGCAGAATAAAATACACGAAGACCAGGAATTCCAAAACGCGGTGAAGGAGGAGACACTTAGCCCGATTTCTGTTTCAGACGAAAGCCAAAGCCTAGGTCCCTTGAATCTAAGCCCAGTGGAATGTCTGCTATGCCCGGTGTGTGGCGAGAATTTCCCCAACAGGGCTAGCCAAGAGCGGCATCTTCGCCTGCTGCACACGTCCCAAGTTTTCCCCTGTAAATACTGCCCCACCACTTTCTACAGCTCACCGGGACTTACAAGGCACATTAACAAATGCCACCCCTCGGAAAATAGGCAGGTCATCCTCCTCCAAATGCCCGTGCGCCCTGCTTGCTAA